TTGACTGCGGCGAACTGACGTGTCTCCACGGCTTCACGGTCGAGGTGACTCCCGAACGCGGACGCGGTCGTCGTGAGCTAGGGCAGATCACGGAGGTGCTGCTACGCGGACGGTGCGGGGCATGCGCGGGCGTCTGAGCACACGACGCGGGGATTCGGGATTCGCCGCAACTTGCAATCCGATTGCATCTGGGTACGATTCGATAGCCGGCGGTGTCGCCGCCGCAGCCGCTCGTCCTTCGCCTTAGGCCGCCGATGAAGTCCGCAACCCTGCATCTAGCCCTTCGACCGCCTAGTCTCAACAAGCTGACGAAGACACCGACGTTAGCCGATGAGCGGGTAACCGACGCGCCATCGACGCGCACGCGGCCTACTCTCAACGGAGCAGCCCCAAAGCTCGCCGCGTTGGGAGTAGCCTCGCTATCACTCGTGGCGCTCGCTGGCTGTCAAGCCACGCGGAGCATGCCGACCGTCGAAGTCCCGGCGGCGTCGGCCCCCTTTTTGACGCTAGACCAGTTTGCCGCGGCTCTGTCCGACACCGAGGATGTGGTGCTGGTCGAGTTCTGCATGCCTTCGGGCTGCTCTCGATGCGACGCTATGCGCGGGCCAATCGACCGCTTGGCGAACGATCGGCGCGATGGTATGGCTGTCCGCCGCGTCAATCTCAGGCAGCACCCGCAGTTGACTTGGGAGTTCAAGCTCAACGCGTGCCCAAGTTACGTCGCGTTTCGCGGCGGTCAGGAGGTCTTCCGTGCGGAGCACCCGACCTCAGCCGATCTAATCGCGGCTCAGCTCGACGAATCGTTCGGCGATCTGGCCCCTCAACCGCTCGCGGCCGTCACCCGCTGAGCGAACCGACAACCACAACCCAGCGATACGCGCTCATGCCCTCGAAGCTCCCCGTTACCGTCCTCTCTGGCTTCCTCGGCGCT
The sequence above is drawn from the Planctomycetota bacterium genome and encodes:
- a CDS encoding thioredoxin family protein: MPTVEVPAASAPFLTLDQFAAALSDTEDVVLVEFCMPSGCSRCDAMRGPIDRLANDRRDGMAVRRVNLRQHPQLTWEFKLNACPSYVAFRGGQEVFRAEHPTSADLIAAQLDESFGDLAPQPLAAVTR